The following are from one region of the Lytechinus variegatus isolate NC3 chromosome 4, Lvar_3.0, whole genome shotgun sequence genome:
- the LOC121412536 gene encoding cytochrome P450 4F12-like, translated as MDIGGISPVATVLLSCLVSFLGYRFFLWMVAVWREVKRILHIRRTLPGPKPHWLFGNVLQQPGPLTPGLEWHRNMAKAYPRLHVFWAGWKPVVGLNHPDSIRKILTDSVGTVKSSLYGLFEEWLGRSMALTDGDLWKRHRKLITGTFHFNVLKNNIPKINQVAETLVSVIAQRCEEGKPLELYKSMSLFSSDVILQCAFSYKSDCQKVESQFVQSSHNLMDIVAKRSFSPVLPFKFIFRRSSLYKPWRKGIDVLHECIEKIISERREEHKTRGSNLEYFKGMDFLDTVMLAKDSEGGLTDEEIRDEANTFLVAGIDTTSSALTWLLYLLATHPEYQTKVQEEVDELFKDRTNREIYSDDLRNTPFLLKCIKESQRIYSTIAPGRLLTEPLVVDGLIVPAGTEITIFVYQLHHNPDVWGDDLMAFKPSRFDRENVESRDAFAFIPFSAGARNCIGQHFALQEMQIAAIRMFDKFGFTLLQDSIPVFRLVSAPQDEILLGIHPRNEE; from the exons ATGGATATTGGCGGCATTAGTCCAGTAGCAACGGTGCTTTTGTCCTGCTTGGTAAGCTTTTTAGGATATAGATTCTTCCTCTGGATGGTGGCAGTATGGAGAGAAGTCAAGAGAATCCTTCATATTCGACGCACTCTTCCAGGCCCCAAACCTCACTGGTTGTTCGGCAATGTCCTTCAACAACCTGGACCACTAACCCCTGGGTTAGAGTGGCATCGTAACATGGCCAAGGCCTATCCAAGACTTCATGTCTTCTGGGCTGGTTGGAAACCGGTTGTAGGGCTGAATCATCCAGACTCGATTCGGAAAATTCTCACCGACAGTGTCGGAACAGTGAAA AGTTCACTTTATGGTTTGTTTGAAGAATGGCTCGGTCGAAGCATGGCTCTAACAGATGGTGACCTGTGGAAAAGACACAGGAAACTCATTACAGGCACTTTCCACTTCAACGTTCTCAAGAATAACATTCCCAAGATAAACCAG GTAGCAGAGACCTTGGTTTCCGTGATCGCGCAGAGATGTGAAGAAGGAAAGCCCCTAGAACTCTACAAATCAATGAGTTTATTTTCCAGTGACGTCATTCTTCAGTGTGCATTTTCCTACAAGTCTGATTGTCAAAAGGTCGAATCACAATTCGTACAGTCATCCCACAACTTGATGGATATCGTTGCGAAACG ATCCTTTAGCCCGGTCTTACCGTTTAAATTCATCTTCCGGAGATCTTCCCTCTACAAACCATGGAGAAAGGGGATTGATGTCCTTCATGAATGTATCGAAAAAATAATTTCGGAACGAAGAGAGGAACACAAAACGAGGGGATCTAACTTA GAATACTTTAAAGGGATGGATTTCCTTGACACAGTAATGTTAGCCAAAGACTCTGAAGGAGGACTAACGGATGAAGAGATCAGAGACGAG gcAAATACCTTCTTGGTTGCCGGAATTGATACGACATCTAGCGCCCTCACTTGGCTGTTGTATTTGTTGGCAACCCATCCAGAATACCAGACCAAGGTACAGGAAGAGGTTGATGAACTCTTCAAAGATCGTACAAATCGAGAGATATACAG TGATGATCTTCGCAATACTCCATTTCTGTTGAAATGCATCAAGGAAAGTCAGCGTATTTACTCGACAATAGCACCAGGCCGCCTCTTAACCGAACCATTGGTTGTCGATGGTCTAATCGTCCCAGCAGGAACCGAGATTACCATCTTCGTCTACCAACTCCATCACAATCCTGATGTGTGGGGAGATGATCTTATGGCATTCAAACCAAGCCGCTTTGATCGCGAGAACGTCGAGAGTCGAGATGCATTCGCTTTCATTCCTTTCTCGGCTGGTGCGCGTAACTGCATCGGCCAACATTTCGCGCTTCAGGAGATGCAAATAGCAGCGATTCGAATGTTCGACAAGTTTGGCTTTACTTTGCTCCAGGATTCCATTCCAGTCTTCAGATTAGTTAGCGCACCACAGGATGAAATATTACTTGGCATTCATCCAAGGAATGAAGAGTAA